One genomic segment of Suricata suricatta isolate VVHF042 chromosome 16, meerkat_22Aug2017_6uvM2_HiC, whole genome shotgun sequence includes these proteins:
- the LOC115280050 gene encoding olfactory receptor 5-like, protein MERSLELANMTRVQEFVLLGLSTRLGIRIGLFAVFLTLYLLTLLENTLIIYLICSHIELHKPMYFFLGNLSCLEMCYVSVTVPSLLVGLGSSPCHVPFTVCMTQLFLFIALISTKCTLLASMAYDRYVAICRPLHYPLLMRPQVCLGLALSSWLGGLLVSVAKTTCIASLSYCGPNVLNHFFCDVSPLLNLSCTNVALTELVVFLSAIVIFCGSLLVALASYVAIGRAVLRMPSVATRRKALSTCASHLVVVGIFYGVVLFMYSRPSHIGSTDLSKVLSVIYTVVTPMCSPVIYCLRNREVHTVLQKTLHSPRVSSARTHFAHS, encoded by the coding sequence ATGGAGAGGTCCCTGGAATTGGCCAACATGACTAGAGTCCAGGAGTTTGTCCTGCTGGGTTTGTCCACAAGGCTGGGCATAAGAATTGGCCTGTTTGCCGTCTTCCTGACCCTCTACCTGCTGACCCTCCTGGAGAACACGCTCATCATCTACCTCATCTGCAGTCACATCGAACTCCACAagcccatgtatttcttcctgggCAACCTGAGCTGCCTGGAGATGTGCTACGTGTCCGTGACCGTGCCCAGCCTGCTCGTGGGGCTGGGCTCCAGTCCATGCCACGTGCCCTTCACAGTGTGCATGACACAGCTTTTTTTATTCATAGCTCTCATTAGTACCAAATGCACCCTCCTGGCctccatggcctatgaccgctatgtggccatctgccgCCCACTCCACTACCCACTGCTCATGCGGCCCCAGGTCTGCCTGGGCTTAGCCTTGTCCTCATGGCTTGGGGGGCTGCTGGTCTCGGTGGCCAAGACAACGTGCATTGCCAGCCTGTCCTACTGTGGCCCCAATGTCCTCAACCACTTCTTCTGTGATGTCTCCCCTCTGCTCAACCTGTCCTGCACTAACGTGGCCCTGACAGAACTGGTGGTCTTCCTTTCTGCCATTGTCATCTTCTGTGGATCATTGCTGGTTGCTCTGGCCTCCTATGTGGCCATTGGAAGGGCCGTGCTCCGCATGCCATCAGTTGCCACCCGCCGCAAAGCCCTCTCCACTTGCGCCTCCCACCTGGTAGTGGTGGGCATCTTCTATGGAGTGGTCCTCTTCATGTATTCCCGCCCCAGCCACATCGGTTCCACAGACCTCAGCAAGGTGCTGTCTGTCATCTACACGGTGGTCACACCCATGTGCAGCCCTGTCATCTACTGCCTGCGGAACAGGGAGGTCCACACGGTGCTGCAGAAGACTCTCCACTCACCCCGGGTCTCTTCAGCAAGAACACACTTTGCCcactcctaa
- the LOC115279915 gene encoding olfactory receptor 13H1-like, which translates to MGSQNGTDEVYFVLLGLSRYPRAQAIFCCLLFLSYIVTLLGNSLILLLICYAPRLHTPMYFFLSNLSFLDMCYTTSSVPQILLNCLAATPVISRGQCVAQMATGLYLGVVECLLLAAMAYDRCVAIVDPLRYATRMGPRLCGLLAGTSWATAFLLTVVPVLTMPLEFCGRQDINHFSCELLALLKLACSDLHVYKSLMVGTSALTLLAPFAFIVASYGRILVAVLRMRSTEGHSKAFSTCGSHLTVVALFYGTAISMYMMPQDKIIHDRDKIISMSYGILTPMMNPLIYSLRNKDMKGAFWRLLGRKAGF; encoded by the coding sequence ATGGGCAGCCAGAACGGCACCGACGAGGTCTACTTCGTTCTCCTCGGGCTCTCCCGGTACCCGCGGGCCCAGGCCATCTTCTGCTGCCTGCTCTTCCTGTCCTACATCGTCACCCTTCTGGGGAACAGCCTCATCCTGCTCCTGATCTGCTACGCCCCCCGGCttcacacacccatgtacttcttcctcagcaACCTGTCCTTCCTGGACATGTGCTACACCACGTCCAGCGTGCCCCAGATCCTCCTCAATTGTCTGGCGGCCACCCCTGTCATCTCGCGGGGACAGTGCGTGGCCCAGATGGCCACGGGACTGTATCTGGGTGTTGTGGAGTGTCTCCTGCTGGCcgccatggcctatgaccgctgtGTGGCCATTGTTGACCCGCTGCGCTATGCCACGCGCATGGGGCCCCGGCTCTGCGGCCTGCTGGCTGGGACCTCATGGGCTACGGCGTTCCTGTTGACCGTGGTCCCCGTGCTGACCATGCCCTTGGAGTTCTGTGGTCGCCAGGACATCAATCACTTCTCGTGTGAGCTTCTGGCTCTGCTCAAGCTGGCCTGCTCTGACCTGCACGTCTATAAATCTCTCATGGTGGGCACCAGTGCCCTGACCCTGCTGGCTCCTTTTGCCTTCATTGTGGCCTCCTATGGAAGGATCCTGGTGGCCGTGCTGCGGATGCGGTCCACTGAGGGACACAGCAAGGCCTTTTCCACGTGTGGGTCTCACCTCACGGTGGTGGCCCTCTTCTACGGCACGGCCATCTCCATGTATATGATGCCTCAGGACAAGATCATCCATGACCGAGATAAGATCATCTCCATGTCCTATGGCATCCTCACCCCCATGATGAACCCTCTCATCTACAGCCTGCGGAACAAGGACATGAAAGGGGccttctggaggctcctgggGAGGAAGGCTGGCTTCTAA
- the LOC115279916 gene encoding olfactory receptor 5 — MERSLELANVTRVQEFVLLGLSTRLGIKDVLFAVFLTLYLLTLLENTLIIYLICRHIELHKPMYFFLGNLSCLEMCYVSVTMPSLLVGLWTGHCHVPFTACMTQLFFFISLICTECTLLASMAYDRYVAICRPLHYPLLMRPQVCLGLALSSWLGGLLVSVAKTSCIASLSYCGPNVLNHFFCDVSPLLNLSCTHVALTELVDFISAIVILWGSLLVAIASYVAIGRAVLRMPSAAARRKALSTCASHLAVVGIFYAATLFIYARPSRIEAMDLNKVLSVIYTVVTPMCNPVIYCLRNREVQAAFHRTLQQSRS; from the coding sequence ATGGAGAGGTCACTAGAGTTGGCCAATGTGACCAGAGTCCAGGAGTTTGTCTTGCTGGGTTTGTCCACAAGGCTGGGCATAAAGGATGTCCTGTTTGCCGTCTTCCTGACCCTCTACCTGCTGACCCTCCTGGAAAACACGCTCATCATCTACCTCATCTGCAGACACATCGAACTCCACAagcccatgtatttcttcctgggCAACCTGAGCTGCCTGGAGATGTGCTACGTGTCTGTGACCATGCCCAGCCTGCTCGTGGGGCTGTGGACTGGACATTGCCATGTGCCTTTCACAGCCTGCATGACAcaacttttcttcttcatttccctcATCTGCACGGAGTGCACCCTCCTGGCCTCCATGGCCTATGACCGTTACGTGGCCATCTGCCGCCCACTCCACTACCCACTGCTCATGCGGCCCCAGGTCTGCCTGGGCTTAGCCTTGTCCTCATGGCTTGGGGGGCTGCTGGTCTCGGTGGCCAAGACATCATGCATCGCCAGCCTGTCCTACTGTGGCCCCAATGTCCTCAACCACTTCTTCTGTGATGTCTCCCCTCTGCTCAACCTGTCTTGCACCCATGTGGCCCTGACGGAGCTGGTGGACTTCATCTCTGCCATCGTCATCCTCTGGGGTTCCCTCCTTGTGGCCATTGCCTCCTATGTGGCCATCGGGAGAGCTGTGCTCCGCATGCCATCAGCCGCCGCCCGCCGCAAAGCCCTCTCCACTTGCGCCTCCCACCTGGCAGTGGTGGGCATCTTCTATGCAGCCACTCTCTTCATCTACGCCCGTCCCAGTCGCATAGAAGCCATGGACCTCAACAAGGTGCTGTCTGTCATCTACACGGTGGTCACGCCCATGTGCAACCCCGTCATCTACTGCCTGCGGAACAGGGAGGTCCAGGCAGCATTCCACAGAACCTTGCAGCAGTCCCGAAGCTGA